In Hyalangium ruber, the DNA window GTCGCGGCCCACCTCATCGAGCTTGTCCCCACAGTCCTCGACGAGCGCCTGGCTGAAGCTGGAGATGCTGCGCAGCGGGGCCCGCAGATCATGCGCCACGGTGTAGGCGAAGGACTCCAGCTCGCGGTGGGAGAACTCGAGCTGGGAGGTGCGCTGGGCGATACGGCCCTCCAAATCCGCGTTGAGCTGGCGCACCTGCGCCTCGGCTTCCCGGCGCCGGGTGATGTCGGTGAGCATCGCCAGCGAGCCGGCATAGCCCCCCTCGTCGTTGAACAAGGGCGTGGTGGACATGCTGGTCCAGAGGACCGTTCCATCCTTGCGCAGGAAGGCGGTGTCCTGGGCCTTGACCGGGGGGGCCCGGCCTTTGAGCGAGAGCCCTCGTTGGGCCACCTGCCATGCCTTCTCGTCCATGAACGAGGACAGGTGCATGCCCAGCATCTCCTCGACGCGATAGCCGAACATCTCGGCCATGTAGCGGTTGGCGTAGGTGATGCGCCACTCGGGATCGATGGTCCCGATCCCCTCCTGGGCCGTCTCCACCAGCAGCCGGAAATGCTGCTCGGTGCGGCGCTTCTCCTCTTCGATTCGACGCTGCGTGTCGACGTCCCGCACGAGGGCCATGGCGCCCAGCAAGCGACCCTGCTGATCCTGTACGGGGATGCACTTGGCGCTGACGTGGATGCCATCCGGCGAACCCGCGTTGCGGATGAACAGCTCCACCTCGCCCGACTCCTGGCCCTTCAAGGCCTTCCAGATCGGCATCTGTTCAATGGGCAACGGTGTCCGCTCGTCGGGCAGGAAGATGCCGTACCGGGAGCTCCACTCCTCCGAGACGGAGCGCTCACTTTCACCTACCCCGAAC includes these proteins:
- a CDS encoding sensor histidine kinase, whose product is MNDAPPPASPSDKLGEELFHARHHALIRAILDNISEGVSISEASGNFIYSNPFASRVFGVGESERSVSEEWSSRYGIFLPDERTPLPIEQMPIWKALKGQESGEVELFIRNAGSPDGIHVSAKCIPVQDQQGRLLGAMALVRDVDTQRRIEEEKRRTEQHFRLLVETAQEGIGTIDPEWRITYANRYMAEMFGYRVEEMLGMHLSSFMDEKAWQVAQRGLSLKGRAPPVKAQDTAFLRKDGTVLWTSMSTTPLFNDEGGYAGSLAMLTDITRRREAEAQVRQLNADLEGRIAQRTSQLEFSHRELESFAYTVAHDLRAPLRSISSFSQALVEDCGDKLDEVGRDYVRRIVNGGRRMAELIDGILQLSRVNSTPLSAQACDLSRMARGVIEQLQSEQPERIVKVNIQEGLIDQGDPNLLRAVLENLLGNAWKFTRERDVAEIEFRATGEAGGARTYTVRDNGAGFNMAYREKLFGVFQRLHTQREFEGNGVGLATVQRIIRRHGGRIWGEGQPGQGASFFFTLNEFPRPPRTTASPSDP